One Salvia splendens isolate huo1 chromosome 1, SspV2, whole genome shotgun sequence genomic window, CCCTTCTTGTAGCATGGTGTTTTTGATACTCATCAGCTATTTGTAGTTCATATTAAACCAAGCTGGTTATTCATCACAGTTGTTTCTGTTGGCGGACTTTCTTGGTTGTCTCAGTAAATTTAGGTATTTGCAAGAGGAATCTAAAATCTGTACCGGCTATAATACTAGCTAATACTTGTATATCCATGGAGTTATTGTCTGTTTCACCTGCATCCTTCCTCTGGTTAAtaaattttggatttatatcaCCTAGCTATATGTTGGATTGCCATTGATGCTACTTACAAGTATAGTCCTACATAAAAATGCACAATATGGTGACAGAATTTAATTGGCAGTGCACAATATGGTCACTGAAATAATTAGAAGTGGAGTCTTTTTCTGGTTTCTTTTAGGTTTCGATGACAGCCTGGATATGCTTTCAGTGGCTTATCTCAGTAATACTAGCTCAAGTTTTGCGAACTAGTGTAATTTTTTGTCATGTATTGGTAAGATCTCCAAGAATTAGGCAAATATGTCTAGTTATGCTTCTCAAAGTTCATTGAAGGATTGATATGTAGAATGCAGGTGATCGGACTTGTGACAAAGTAACGTGACCGAGTTTAAACCCACTCTTGTAGGAGTATATGTTTTCTACTATTGTTTGCGTTCATATCTCTACTTCAATAACTCTCGAGTGAATGTATTCAGACTCTGCTAGTAGAGTTATTTTCCCATTTTTATAtcattcaaaatttattttgagttattagtattatttgtaATAGCCTTCTTTTGTGGTTTGTTTGGTACTCTCTTCGTTCGCTATTAGGAGTCTTGATTTgccattttattttgtttgtaatTAGGAGTTTCgttttacttttactataaatagtaccAGATAGATTCTACATCCCACTAAtttatttcactcacttttattataaactaaTGTATAAGGATGAGTCTTACATTTCGCTACCTTTTTTCcaataatttttctttataccaaactcaaatgagactttAATAGCGGATGAAGGAAGTATATAGATTGAGATTAACTTGAATACTTTAAaatcatattaaaaaaaaagttttggatagttaaacaaacattaaataaTCAAACTTAATTAATTGGGTTGAAATTTTAGTTCTATTAAATTAAACTACCATGGATACTTAGAAAAAAAACGCGCGGACTGCCATTAGAGAAAGGTCAGTTCCAAGGCAATAACCTTGTTGCGATCCCAATAGCAAATTATACTATGAGAATCTCCCAGTTCACCGTTAAGAGTGTCTTAGTTTTATtttgagggaacatcatttttggtccacgaactttgccaaagtatcattttaggtccgtgaactttgagttagtatcatttgaggtattttttactatttccaagtttttttggacgaaaataccctcaataccttaaaatgtatatatttttaataaatttatcatatactcataatgttttataaatatctttacaatatatttttgataaattttctaaatataatttgaccttaaatattatcacttaattttgtgacatgcaagtaaaattgcttcttcaattttttatattaatttttttaaaattgaataaaggacttttctttaataataaaaaattgaataaagatcttttcttgcatgtcacaaaattaaatgataatattgaaggttaaattatatttagaaaatttgtcaaaaatatattgtaaagatatttataaaaaagatctttattcaattttttattattaaagaaagttctttattaaaattttaaaaaaatttaatataaaaaattgaagaagcaattttacttgcatgtcacaaaattaagtgataatatttaaggtcaaattatatttagaaaatttgtcaaaaatatattgtaaagatatttataaaaaatatgagtatatgataaatttattaaaaatatatatacactttaaggtattgagggtattttcgtccaaaaaaacttagaaatagtaaaaagtacctcaaatgatattaactcaaagttcatggatctaaaatgatattttcaaagctcacggacctaaaatgatattttgacaaagttcgtgCACAAAAAATGATATtccctcttttatttttatataccaGTCCTAGTACTTATtaatttatactaataaaatattatggTAAATTAGTAGTAAAACACACTAAAATCTAATTATTACTactccctatttataataaaaataaaaagagagtaGTTAATAGCAAAAATAAATGCATATAGAATAGTGGCCGATTATGGGGATTTTTGCTGGTCCTTTTTGTTAGACTGTTGTCTTTTCTGGCCAAATATTTCAGTTGCTGGCTTACGTCGCCGTCACTCGCCAAAAGGAAGTATATTTCACTCCGCTAATTGCGCGAGATGGTGAGACTTTCAGCGGAGGGGTTAAGTTAAGTCGTCGTGTGCTTAGTTTAAAATTTctttccttaattaatttcgttGCTTTGCTGGTTTAATTCGAATCTGTTTCTTGACTTTATAATCTATTATGTTGGGCGTAGATCTACATTTAAGCATTTTACTGTCCATAATATCGGATCTCTCATCTgtattaaatttagatttaaaaataaaatagtagtattgtTTACTGTTAGTATATCTTTTACTCTTAATTTTTGGTCATTATTTATAGAGAGTGAGTGGATTCTCTATGCTAGGGTTTGGAATTGTTGAGCGATATAATAAGCAGAAAAATAAAAGGGGCATTCCGAGAATCGAACTCGGGACCTCTCGCACCCAAAGCGAGAATCATACCACTAGACCAAATGCCCTGGTTGAGTTCTATTGTCTGAAGAGATATTTGAACTTGTTATCATTTGGCTGGCTAGTTTTGGACATTAAAATTCATAACGACCTACCCGAATCGCCTTTGTCTATTTATGATTGGATCAATTGGCTTCACTAATACTGAGTTGTTATTTTGTTAGAAGAGCAATTGATAATACTGTCATTTTTGTCTAGTTTATCTCAATCTATCTTAGCCAATACAATGTCATTCCAATGCATTTCCACGGAGGATATATAGACAAATGTGATGCACCACGCCATCACAGCAAGTGCCTTTTCGACTATGATAAGGTGGCTATAACTGAGAATGAAGGAAGACCCTTGCTCTTACACTGGTTGGATGATGATGTCTTTCCCCTTTGTGCGACAACATGTAGTTGATTGCAGGCCGAATCACTAATCCGGTGACTGGTATCAGCAAATGCAGCAGCATGTCACACACTTGGGAATTGCATAAAAGATTTGCACAATAGCCTTTAGAACTTCCTACTATGTGTTTATTAGAACTAAGATTGGAGATAGTCACAGTATCACTGTTACGCCTGCACCAGtaatataatagtactactaagtATTTGAAATATGCCTCTTATAATTTGGATTGGTACATATACGGTTGCAATTTTTATACACCGAAATAAGCTTCCACAtgaataacaaaacaaaaatattagacatatttattactcctatgTGTATATTTCACCAAATATGACAATATACATGAGCCTCTGATTGGAAACGGAACAGCTTGGAGATCGGAGGGAAAGGCCAGAATTTCACTGCACCCCACACAATATTTGTGGCTGTTTCAATCTTCATTTCCATCTCTATTTAAACCTTCAACCTCTGCACACCAATGATTATCATCAATAAACATAACGATCTCACACCCACACAGACCGacgaaatcaacaaaaaaaagaaaagaaaaagaaacaaaaaagagGCATCGGAAGCAGGAAGGAGAAGAAACAAGGGGAAAGAGAACAACTCAAAGCTGTTCAGACAGCCACGTCGTTCTTGATCGAACGAGtgtgttgttttctttcctCAAATTTTTTCCTTAACAAAAATGGCCTTCTTCACTCACTTTACTGGCACCACCCAGAAATGCAGTGCTTGCCAGAAGACCGTGTATCTGGTTGATCGCCTAGCCACTGACGACCGCGTCTTCCACCGGGCCTGCTTCCGTTGCCATCACTGCAAAGGCACCCTCAAGGTGCTCCCCCCCCCCACACTCTCTATCTCTTGACTTCAAAGTTCTAACTAAGTCTTTTTTTTGGCAGCTGGGAAACTACAACTCTTTCGAGGGGGTGCTCTACTGCAGGCATCACTATGTTCAGCTCTTCAGGAGGACTGGCAGCCTCAACAAGAGCTTCGATGGTGCTTAATTATACATTCAACCAActaatatccattttttcccgaaaaaatctaattaattccTATGATTGGTTGCAGGAATACCAAAGGTAGTTAAGACAGAAAAGCATATAGAAAACGAGGTATtgtattgttttgtttttttaaaaaaataatttgttgctTGTATGATTAATTAggtcattaattaatttgaatattttgttttaaCAAACAGAATGCAGTCATGATCGCATGCATGTTTAATGGAACCATGGAGAGATGCATCGGTTGTGTTAAGACTGTTTATCCCATTGAAAAGGTACATCACATGCTACATATATTAATTAAGCTTGTTTAATAGAGTCTTTATTTAAAAGTGAATTTGTATTAAAAAGGTTACTGTGAATGGGGCTGCATACCACAAGAGCTGCTTCAAATGCAGCTACGGAGGGTGCACGATAAGCCCATCGAACTACATTGCGCATGAGGGTGTGCTCTTCTGCAAACACCACCACATGCAGCTCATCAGGGCTAAGGGAAACCTCAGCCAGCTCGAGAGCGAATCCATCAAAGAATCAGCACCGGCCGGCCCAACTTTTGTTGCTGAGGTTGAATATCAAGATGATAAAGCTGAAGCCGAAGCCGAACCTGAACCTCAATGCTGAGAATATGTTTCCACCTCATAGTGTTTCTGATCTGTCTAGACATCGATCTGTGTTTTCCTAAACAGTATCCTAGTTGTATATTTTGTTGACAAAACCAgataattttctctcaaatagtgaaatgaaccaaTTCAGTAATTTTAGAGTTAACCCACTGgagtctactcgataaaattacttcatCAAATAAATTCTAAGGACAAGCTGGTGGGGACtctgtccctcttaaataccagactcctaacaaaatttatcagtcggtgtatttatGACAATATAAtaacacccaaaagaaccgtacaaaacactactaccaaacccgcaaataatattgaatacaatatcacaacagaaaagaaaaccagaaataaatgcggaacaaaataaataataaagaaagaacacatccgaaactttgataacagagttcggccaaattgcctacgtctccgagcaccctctgcagagcctGTTTATATTTAAATGGAGAAGAAAATACAATATTTGAGGATGATTAACAAATGAGGGGGAAGTTCCTTTTATAAGGCTACTGACCCCCAAGATTTTAATTCCCCACCGATATGGGATGAAAATTTTTGACAAActtcaacaaatctccaccttggaaAAATTTCAAATCCCACCGAACACAAATCTTCTCCACCCAAACAAACGACTCACGGTGCCTTCGTATTGACGCTGTCAAGCGCCAGCTCCAATTCGCAGAATATTAACCAAGTCCAAACAATATTCAAACTTAGTTCTTGTCACCACCTTGGTCAAcatatctgcaggattctcCAAAGTTGGAACCTTTCTTATGATAATTTCCTCTTTTTCGAGAATTTCCCGCACAAAATGATAGCGAACATCAATGTGCATCGTCCTTGCATGAAAGATCTgattctttgctaaatgaatagcactctggctgtcagaatatacttcaagttgtttctgaccaacacccaattctttcagcaacccatGGAGCCAAATTGCCTCCTTCACAGCTTCAGTAATGGCCATGTACTATGCCTCTGTTGTAGACAAAGCTACCATTGACTGCAAAGTAGATTTCCAACTAACTGGCGCACTAGCTAAAGTGAACAAATAGCCAGTAGAAGATCTTCgcttatccaaatcaccagcatagtcggaatcacaatatccaacCGCAAAATGACCAAGTGATTTATCCTGCTCAAACAGCAAACCAATATCTACAGTATCTTTAATATACCGCAGAATCCATTTCACAGCTTGCCAATGATCCTTGCCTAGACCATGCATGTATTTGCTCACAGTACCAACGGCATGTGAaatgtctggtcttgtacacaccattgcatacatcaagcttccaactgcGTTAGCATAGGGAACTTTCGCCATATATTCTCGCTCATCATCCGTATTTGGAGATAACTGAGAACTAAGTTTTAAATGAGGAGCAAGTGGGGTACTTACAGGTTTAGAATCATCATTTATACCAAAACGCTTTAGTACTTTGGTCAAATACTGCTTCTGTGTCAGCCAAAACTTGCCTTCTTCTCTATCCCTTGTTATCTCTATGCCGagaatcttcttggcttcccccaaatccttcatctgaAACTCTTTACTCAATCGAGCCTTCAATTTGTCCACTTCAACTTAGCTCTTTGAtgttatcaacatatcatcaacgtataagagtaggtagatgtaggaaccatcttaaagtctgcgcaaatacacacagtggtcgtattttgcttcttgtgtacatctgatccttcataaatttgtcaaaccgtttgtaccactgtcttgaagacTGGTTCAATCCGTACAACAATTTGTTCAATTAGCAAATCTAATTTTCTTTACCAGCAACCTTGAATCCCTCCGGTTGGGTCATATAGATTTTCTCCTTCAAATCACCGTGTAAAAACGAGGTTTTCACATTGACTTGAGCTAGCTCCAAATTCAACTGCGCTAccaaagccaacaaaattctaatTGAGGAATGTTTAACAATAAGagaaaatacctcattgtaATCAATGCCCTCATTCTGGGCGTAGCcttttgttagggttttgtatactagaaatcacctttcgagtgattggataccgtaaaactctaattgttattttccaataaatgtaacagattatttttgtcataatgctgttatgttttacatttaatggttgtttattgcatatttaaatgtataagcaaacgtaacaaagtctaagtctttgttttagtagaccggttgtgggcgtcgtccaatttaaggtaacacggtcagttctaaacaaagaaaaataaaaatttcacaacctagatagccctagactacctatcgcgaaaggttgcaatgtcagcccgattatttctaagccttattgaaataagatgacgttggtgtggtatagcactgaatggatttAACAGCAAGACgggtctttatgctatctactgaaagacgaggtcttgataattaatttcttaatcaatgtacgttagcattgaacatacgatattgagtatctactactttgacttaccaaaggtgtgggtttttcgtcacccaatgatccaggtatattgggtagtggtgatcattatctagcggtgctaggattgctattacgttgaatcgtgcgcgaggagagtctcgtttgataacatccacaagaggagctcgaaacaaggttttattattcagaacctagctagttagagtttaattactctatgaataataaataagagtttcttgctaagtccactcttggagattaaaatatgttaattaattaagtccatagcagacaataattaattaatggatgtttctatcttaagcacgagaaataaattaaatgcaattaaaggaaacccggaatacttgtaattttggatttggaaggcagtgcaatattacttctgtagtggctgcttgtaatattccaatataagcttatattaaattgtgggttcaatttaattagtaaaaagctaattgggtgagacttgatccaaattcttccttagatccctggcTGGGCCCAATacgtgacttatataaataggagaataaaggagacagaaaatacattttttttctatcaaaattttcgtccccctctagagagagagagttcgaaatttgtgcttcctccgtgagctgtttctgtcttcgttattcaagtcctagtacgttggtgagatttgcccacacaaatatcagcgtacaatccgggacaccagtcagaaggtccgaggtcgagtactaaagatcttcatgtggagaagacgcaagctatcttcgattcttgatcgaatcaacgaggtaatttggctaactccatagtatgcatgttttagggattttatattctaaagcatgattttaattcaagttatgagcatgatacatgtgataattacgcgaatagaatttgtctaaataatctactaaatagatcaaatttatgtgatcggtaattcctgcacgcttccgctgccaaccccttcacctTTAGCTACCAATCTTGCTTTGTAGCGAACATCATCTTTGTCAGGAAATCCCTCTTTCTTTGCAAAACcccatttacatccaattgccttcttatCTTTCGGCAACGACATCAGCTTCCACGTCTTGTTCTTCTGAAGAGAttgcatctcttcttccaaagcaCCTTTCCAACCATCGCTTTAAGAACTTTCAACAGCTTTCGAAAAGATACCTGGAACAtcatcaacaactggaagcgcaTATGCTACCATATCTACAAAACGAGCGGGTCTCTTATTTACCCGCCTCGTTCGCCTGACTGCAATTGGCTCTGATTGCTGCGAAGGTTCTTGGGGTggaacctcttcatcatctgactcttcttcttccataGGAGAGTCATTTGTGGTGTTCGTAGTCGGGATCACAACTGCTTCTTCGAACTCCACCTGCTTCGGTGTATACTCCACTTGCTGTGAAGTATCACTACTATTTGGATTTACCTTGTTCAAcatggaagattcatcaaaggtaaCATCCCTACTTACAATCGTCTTCTTAGACTCCAAACACCATAACTGATATCCTTTAACACCAGCACTGAAACTCATAAACAAAGTCTTCTTTGCACGTGGATCCAATTTTGATTCAGTGACAACAGAACCAAACATACGCAAAGAATCATAATCAGTTGCAGGTTTACCGGACCATACCTCTATAGGAGTCTTCCCATCAATGgcagaacatggcaaacgattgacaatgtgttgagcgTATGTGATGGCCTCAGCCCAAAATTTCCTGTCTAGCACAGCATTAGACAACATACAACGAACTTTCTTCACTAGTGTTCGATTCATATGCTCTGTcactccattctgctgtggtgtaTTTCTCAGTGTGAAGTTTCGTACTATGTCACACACCTGGCATTCATCCTGGAAAGGATAACTCTTGTATTCTCCATCGTTGTCTGATAGGAGAACCTTGATCTTCCTTCCCATTTGATTTTCAACTTGAgctttccatttcagaaaaatcctaaggacttcatttttgctcttcatagtgtacacccaaactcttctggaaaaatcatcaacaaaagtgacaaaatagtgtctacctccaagtgacggagtcttggcaggtccccacacatcTGAGTGCATGTAATCCAGAATTCCCTTTGTATTATGGATTGCAGTGCCAAATTTCACTCTTCGATGTTTTCCCTAAACACAATGCtcgcaaaactctaatttgcaagACTTCGTACCTTTCAATAATCCTTGCTTGGCGAGAATTTGTAATGATCTCTCACCAGCATATCCCAATCGCAAATGCCAAAGCTTCGTCGCCTCTGCATCCTTTATGTTACTCGAAGTTGCAGTTGCTACTGTCCCAACAACTGCACTACCTTGGtagtaatacaaattgttcttcCTCACGCCTTTCAACATCACTAATACTCCTGAAGTTGCTTTAAGAATTTCATCTCACATCATCACAACTAGGCCTTTAGATTCTAAGgcccccaatgagatgagattcttcttcaactggggCACGTACCACACATCCGTCAAAATTCTGGCGGATCCATTCTGATTCTGTAGCTTGATTGAGTCTATCCCGGCTGTCTTACATGGACTGTCATTTCCCATGTAAACAAGTCCGTCATTGAGTTCTTCGAAATCAAAGAACCACTCCCTGATGGGACACATATGATAGGTACAACCTGAATCCAATATCCACTCGTCTGGATGCGATGTTGAAGTTGAAACCGTCAAAGAACAATCCGACtccgcatcatttttgcattaAGCAACATTTGCATCATGCgaagccttttctttcttcttccaaTGTCCTTTCTCATAACAGAAAGCACACTCATCTTTGGCAGCTCGTCTTTTCGATTTGaaccttcctcttctctcctttgATCGGCCTTGTTGACGACCCCTTACCACTAATGCTTCATCTATAATTGCTttgcctttcattttatctgtcTTTCGCAATTCATGCCTATACAAAGCAGAACATATAGTATCTAAAGACACATTCTCTTTGTCGTGGAGTAATGTGGTCTCcagatgttcaaattcatcaggaagagacgacaacaacatcaatgcCAGATCCTCATCCTCAAATTTTACATCTAAATTTAGCAGGTCTGCTACTAATTGATTAAACAAAGTAATGTGTTCATTCATAGTGGTACCTGGTCCGTATTCAAAACGgaacaaccttttcttcataaggAGCTTATTCTTACCACTCTTCTTCAACAATTTGTCCTCCGGTGTCTTCCACAATCTATGCGCAGAAGTCTCATTCTTGACAGCATACTTCTGCTCCCTGGACAGACACGACCGAATTGTTCTACAAGCTAACCGATTTATGGTACTCCAACCTTTATCATTTACATCTTCTGGTTTATTTTCTTCAATGGCAATGTCAAGACCCTGCTGGAAAAGAGAGTCTAAAACCTCTCCctgccacataccaaaatgaccAGTACCATCAAATATCTCCaccgtcaatttcatatttgacaGTGGAAACCTCGACCATGGTGACGAAGAACtagccttgttttcttgatcattacccgccattacagactcaaaataaagtatccaatattacaaacaaacagaaccaaggacgaacctttggctctgataccacttgttgagaaaaccgggtaattttctctcaaatagtgaaatgaaccgattcagtaattttaGAGTTAACCCACTGgagtctactcgataaaatttcTTCCCCAAATAAATTCTAAGGACAAGCTGGTGGGGAaactgtccctcttaaataccagactcataacagaatttatcagtcggtgtatttatGACAATATAATAAcaccaaaagaaccgtacaaaacactactaccaaacccgcaaataatattgaatacaatatcacAACAGAAAAGACAACCCAAAAATAAATgcagaacaaaataaaaaataaagaaagaacacacccgaaactttaataacggagttcggccaaattacctacgtctccgagcacgCTCTGCAGAGCCCACTTATATTTAAATGGAGAAGGAAATACAAAATTTGAGGATGATTAACAAATTAGGGGGGAGTTTTTTTATAAGGCAACTGCCCCCCAGGTTTTAATTCCCCACCAATGTgggatgaaattttttgacaaacttcaacatatttttctttagtttagatttttttctttttcgggTGTGAAGGGTTTTGATGTAAAAATTGTATTTTCATTAATATAATTGGACATCTCCTTTAATCCTTAATTGTTGTTGAGTATTCAAGCCATTCTACAACATACAGAAAACATGCAGGGAGAGAGAGTAATCCTCCATATTATGTGGATATGCATTATGAGAGTTTTTGTCATAAAAATTTAAAGAGTTACAGAGACCCGAATCCAGAATTGCCTATTCTTCCTCGAGAGTAGAGAGactcaaataaatatatatgcaaaaaAACAAGTTGTTATGTAAGTAGGTGTACTTATGGGCGAGTAGTATaaggagtagtttttttttctcccAAATTGAACTaaattgaaaattcaaatttttatgaATCCAACATTTCAGGTACCACTCGGGTTTTACTAGGACGATCACAAATATCACCAAACTCGCATTAGGATCATTAACTGTAACATTGACCCTGTTACGAATCATGAGTACTAAAACTCTTAAAAGCTCTTAATCCCGATCACGTCCTCACACTTAGTCTCAAACATCCTTGGTTATTATTGACTCGATGTTAATAATTCTTATATCTCGAGTTTTGTTAAAACACAACAAATCAATCAATTACTGGCCAAAAAATCTCATGCATAATCGCGAAGAACTATAAAAGTAAAACAAGGTCTGAAAATTGGATAAATAAATTAGGAATACAATCAAAGTTACTACTCTCAAACCTATAAATCTATGAGTTTAGCTACTAATGGAAAAATagcttaaaaaaataataggaaaaacaagtaaaacatAAGAAAGCTAGATAAACCTCGTGGAGTGATTCGTCATCGTAGTCTTCTTCCTTGAAATTCTTAATCCTTCTTACTTGATTGATCTCAGTGGTCTAAGATGAATTATGGAAGCATTTTGTGTGTTGTAAACTTAATAGGTATGCAAGGTATGATCTGGTTGGAATCATATTATTCATATCCAATTTACATGGTTTGAATTCATGTCATGCAAGCTTGAGTACTTTACTTCATATCACCAAAGCTCTAAATCACACCATGTTTTTGACCAAACatcaaataaattgaaaatacaaCAAAAGCcacaaattcaaaaataaattggTCGAATACAAGTAATTGTTTGAATGATATACAAAAATTTTTTTACATTAAtacatataaaacttactacAAAAACAAGCTACTAGGTATGAATAGACATAGATGGATTAGGCTAGATAAATCATTTTACAATGCAAACTACGACCATGAGTTATTCGTGAAaaaattatatactagtatGGAATAAAACTCGAGCACAATACCATAAATTCATTCCTGATAGTC contains:
- the LOC121795955 gene encoding LIM domain-containing protein WLIM1-like; translated protein: MAFFTHFTGTTQKCSACQKTVYLVDRLATDDRVFHRACFRCHHCKGTLKLGNYNSFEGVLYCRHHYVQLFRRTGSLNKSFDGIPKVVKTEKHIENENAVMIACMFNGTMERCIGCVKTVYPIEKVTVNGAAYHKSCFKCSYGGCTISPSNYIAHEGVLFCKHHHMQLIRAKGNLSQLESESIKESAPAGPTFVAEVEYQDDKAEAEAEPEPQC